Proteins from a single region of Hermetia illucens chromosome 3, iHerIll2.2.curated.20191125, whole genome shotgun sequence:
- the LOC119651106 gene encoding zinc carboxypeptidase-like, with protein MSRFILVIICISLLLGTFRSTPIRYDGYRLYRVLPQRSDHLQLLAKLEVESTGLVFLDAISSPGNYVSILVAPEAIDGFVEILRNHKIIHELAEENFQHILDTERVELRKTSATSYDWTGYHTLNETYDWLESLAKNHPNQVEVLLGGRTYEGRQIRGVKVSFKSGNKGIFLEGGIHANEWISPAMATYILNEILTNSEPNIRSLVERFDWYIFPHFNPDGYVYTHTTDRLWRKTRSKGLVCDGADPNRNWGFRWMEIGASKEECSSNFGGKTEFSEVEAKSLSEYLLTLKGKIHTYISFHAHGQLLMYPYAAIKENAPNHEHLQRIGEAAVRALSKRYGTQYTLGSTYEVIYPAAGSSPDWVYSTLNVPVVFTYELRPLKSSNGFILPSSQILPSGLETFDSLLSLIAEADSLGYYS; from the coding sequence ATGTCGCGGTTTATCCTTGTAATTATTTGTATATCTTTACTACTAGGCACTTTCCGTTCTACTCCCATACGCTATGATGGATATCGTTTATACCGAGTTTTGCCACAAAGGTCCGACCATCTGCAGTTGCTGGCTAAGCTAGAAGTGGAAAGTACAGGGCTGGTATTTTTAGACGCTATTTCTTCGCCGGGAAACTATGTAAGCATTTTGGTGGCTCCGGAAGCTATTGACGGATTTGTCGAAATTCTGAGGAATCACAAAATCATCCACGAACTTGCAGAAGAGAACTTCCAACACATTCTTGATACCGAACGAGTAGAGCTTCGTAAAACATCAGCTACTAGTTACGATTGGACTGGATATCATACGCTAAACGAAACATATGATTGGTTGGAATCGTTAGCGAAGAATCACCCAAACCAAGTAGAGGTATTGCTTGGGGGAAGGACATACGAAGGGCGTCAAATACGGGGAGTGAAAGTTTCATTCAAATCTGGAAATAAGGGAATTTTTCTTGAAGGTGGAATTCACGCGAACGAGTGGATATCTCCTGCAATGGCTACCTATATACTCAATGAGATTCTGACCAATTCGGAACCAAATATACGATCACTTGTTGAGCGTTTCGACTGGTACATTTTCCCCCACTTCAATCCAGATGGATATGTCTATACACATACCACAGATCGTCTTTGGCGAAAAACTCGTTCAAAAGGATTGGTATGCGATGGAGCGGACCCAAACAGGAATTGGGGATTCCGATGGATGGAAATTGGAGCCAGCAAAGAAGAATGCTCGTCtaattttggtggaaaaacTGAATTCTCAGAAGTGGAAGCTAAATCACTCTCAGAATATCTCTTAACCCTCAAAGGAAAAATTCACACTTACATATCATTTCATGCACATGGACAACTGTTGATGTATCCTTACGCGGCGATTAAAGAGAACGCTCCTAATCATGAGCACCTGCAACGAATTGGCGAAGCTGCAGTGAGAGCATTATCAAAACGCTACGGTACTCAATATACGTTGGGGAGTACTTACGAAGTCATTTATCCAGCCGCAGGATCTAGTCCCGATTGGGTTTATAGCACATTAAATGTGCCTGTTGTATTCACATACGAATTGAGGCCATTGAAGTCGTCAAATGGGTTCATACTTCCTTCATCACAGAttttgccaagtggactggagACTTTTGACTCGTTGTTAAGTTTGATCGCCGAAGCTGACAGTCTAGGATACTATTCGTAG